The following proteins come from a genomic window of Streptococcus oralis:
- the ytpR gene encoding YtpR family tRNA-binding protein yields the protein MIFTYNKEHVGDVLMVIVKNSCDAKLDVERKGKVARVFLKENGETVAWNIFDLSSLFEIAERGQVFLSDEQVARLNQELQAEDFTEEIVNDKEPKFVVGEIVEMVAHPDSDHLNICQVAVASDKTVQIVAGAPNARVGLKTIVALPGAMMPKGNLIFPGELRGEKSFGMMCSPRELHLPNAPQKRGVIELSEDQVVGTPFDPAKHWTA from the coding sequence ATGATTTTTACATATAATAAAGAACATGTCGGCGATGTCCTTATGGTCATCGTGAAAAATAGCTGCGATGCCAAACTGGACGTGGAGCGCAAAGGCAAGGTAGCCCGTGTTTTCCTCAAAGAAAATGGGGAAACAGTGGCTTGGAATATTTTCGACCTTTCAAGTTTGTTTGAAATTGCAGAGCGTGGTCAAGTTTTTTTATCAGATGAGCAAGTAGCACGTTTAAACCAAGAGTTGCAGGCGGAAGATTTTACAGAAGAAATTGTTAATGATAAGGAGCCTAAGTTTGTTGTTGGGGAAATTGTCGAGATGGTAGCTCACCCAGATAGTGACCACCTCAATATCTGCCAAGTTGCCGTCGCGAGTGATAAGACTGTGCAAATCGTTGCAGGTGCTCCTAATGCGCGTGTCGGTTTGAAAACCATTGTAGCTCTTCCGGGAGCTATGATGCCAAAAGGAAATCTCATTTTCCCAGGCGAACTTCGTGGCGAAAAGAGTTTTGGAATGATGTGCAGCCCTCGTGAATTGCATCTGCCAAACGCTCCGCAAAAACGTGGGGTTATTGAATTATCAGAAGACCAAGTTGTTGGAACTCCATTTGACCCAGCAAAACATTGGACTGCCTAG
- a CDS encoding DUF402 domain-containing protein: MKLPKEGDFITIQSYKHDGSLHRTWRDTMVLKTTENAIIGVNDHTLVTESDGRRWVTREPAIVYFHKKYWFNIIAMIRDNGISYYCNMASPYYLDEEALKYIDYDLDVKVFTDGEKRLLDVEEYERHKRKMKYSDDLDYILKEHVKILVDWINNGRGPFSEAYVNIWYKRYIELKNR; encoded by the coding sequence ATGAAACTTCCAAAAGAAGGCGACTTTATTACAATTCAAAGTTATAAGCATGATGGGAGTCTTCACCGTACTTGGCGAGACACCATGGTACTAAAAACAACAGAGAACGCCATTATCGGCGTCAACGACCACACACTTGTTACCGAAAGTGACGGTCGTCGTTGGGTGACTCGAGAACCCGCTATTGTTTACTTTCACAAAAAATATTGGTTTAATATCATTGCCATGATTCGTGACAATGGGATTTCCTACTATTGCAATATGGCCAGCCCCTACTATCTAGATGAGGAAGCCCTGAAATACATTGATTATGATTTGGATGTCAAGGTTTTCACTGATGGTGAAAAGCGTCTCTTGGACGTTGAAGAGTATGAGCGCCATAAACGCAAAATGAAGTATTCTGATGATTTAGACTATATTTTGAAAGAACATGTTAAAATCCTTGTTGATTGGATCAACAATGGACGCGGTCCTTTCTCAGAGGCCTATGTCAACATTTGGTACAAACGCTACATAGAACTAAAGAATCGGTAA
- a CDS encoding SDR family NAD(P)-dependent oxidoreductase, translating into MAKNVVITGATSGIGEAIARAYLDQGENVVLTGRRTDRLVALKSEFAETFPNQTVWTFSLDVTDMTMVKTVCSDILETIGQIDILVNNAGLALGLAPYQDYEELDMLTMLDTNVKGLMAVTRSFLPAMVKANQGHIINMGSTAGIYAYAGAAVYSATKAAVKTFSDGLRIDTIATDIKVTTIQPGIVETDFSTVRFHGDKERAEAVYQGIEALQAQDIADTVVYVTSQPRRVQITDMTIMANQQATGFMVHKK; encoded by the coding sequence ATGGCAAAAAATGTGGTGATTACAGGAGCGACTTCAGGAATCGGTGAAGCGATTGCGCGTGCTTATCTGGATCAGGGTGAGAATGTCGTTCTAACAGGGCGACGGACAGACAGACTAGTGGCCCTCAAGTCAGAGTTTGCAGAAACTTTTCCAAATCAAACAGTTTGGACCTTTTCGCTGGATGTGACGGATATGACCATGGTAAAGACTGTTTGTTCCGATATTCTAGAAACGATAGGTCAGATTGATATCTTGGTCAATAACGCCGGGCTGGCTCTTGGCTTAGCTCCCTATCAAGACTATGAAGAGCTGGATATGCTGACCATGTTGGATACCAATGTCAAGGGGTTGATGGCAGTCACTCGTTCTTTCTTGCCAGCAATGGTAAAAGCCAATCAAGGGCATATCATCAACATGGGGTCAACCGCAGGAATCTACGCCTATGCGGGTGCAGCGGTTTATTCAGCCACCAAGGCTGCTGTCAAGACTTTTTCAGATGGGCTACGGATTGATACGATTGCAACGGACATTAAGGTGACAACCATTCAACCGGGGATCGTTGAAACAGATTTCTCAACCGTACGTTTTCATGGAGACAAAGAGCGAGCTGAGGCGGTCTATCAGGGAATCGAAGCCTTGCAAGCTCAGGATATTGCAGACACAGTGGTCTATGTGACCAGTCAGCCTCGTCGTGTGCAGATTACAGATATGACCATTATGGCCAATCAACAGGCGACTGGATTTATGGTTCATAAAAAGTAA
- a CDS encoding single-stranded DNA-binding protein: MYNKVIMIGRLTSTPELHKTNNDKSVARATIAVNRRYKDQNGEREADFVNLVLWGKLAETLASYATKGSLISVDGELRTRRFEKNGQMNYVTEVLVTGFQLLESRAQRAMRENNAGQDLADLVLEEEELPF, translated from the coding sequence ATGTATAATAAAGTTATCATGATTGGGCGTTTGACGTCTACACCAGAATTGCACAAAACCAACAATGACAAGTCAGTAGCGCGCGCAACAATCGCTGTGAACCGTCGTTACAAAGACCAGAATGGGGAACGCGAAGCTGATTTTGTCAATCTTGTTCTTTGGGGAAAATTGGCTGAAACCTTGGCAAGTTACGCAACTAAAGGTAGTCTTATCTCTGTGGATGGAGAACTTCGTACCCGTCGCTTTGAGAAAAATGGCCAGATGAACTATGTGACTGAAGTTCTTGTGACAGGATTCCAACTTTTGGAAAGTCGTGCCCAACGAGCCATGCGTGAAAATAATGCCGGACAGGATTTGGCAGATTTGGTTTTGGAAGAGGAGGAATTGCCATTTTAA
- the groL gene encoding chaperonin GroEL (60 kDa chaperone family; promotes refolding of misfolded polypeptides especially under stressful conditions; forms two stacked rings of heptamers to form a barrel-shaped 14mer; ends can be capped by GroES; misfolded proteins enter the barrel where they are refolded when GroES binds), with the protein MSKEIKFSSDARSAMVRGVDILADTVKVTLGPKGRNVVLEKSFGSPLITNDGVTIAKEIELEDHFENMGAKLVSEVASKTNDIAGDGTTTATVLTQAIVREGIKNVTAGANPIGIRRGIEAAVAAAVETLKNNAIPVANKEAIAQVAAVSSRSEKVGEYISEAMEKVGKDGVITIEESRGMETELEVVEGMQFDRGYLSQYMVTDSEKMVADLENPYILITDKKISNIQEILPLLESILQSNRPLLIIADDVDGEALPTLVLNKIRGTFNVVAVKAPGFGDRRKAMLEDIAILTGGTVITEDLGLELKDATIEALGQAARVTVDKDSTVIVEGAGNPEAISHRVAVIKSQIETTTSEFDREKLQERLAKLSGGVAVIKVGAATETELKEMKLRIEDALNATRAAVEEGIVAGGGTALVNVIPAVADLELTGDEATGRNIVLRALEEPVRQIAHNAGFEGSIVIDRLKNAEVGTGFNAATGEWVNMIEEGIIDPVKVSRSALQNAASVASLILTTEAVVANKPEPAAPAPAMDPSMMGGMM; encoded by the coding sequence ATGTCAAAAGAAATTAAATTTTCATCTGATGCTCGTTCAGCTATGGTTCGTGGTGTCGATATCCTTGCAGACACTGTTAAAGTAACCTTAGGACCAAAAGGTCGTAACGTTGTGTTGGAAAAATCATTCGGTTCACCGCTCATCACCAACGACGGGGTGACCATTGCCAAAGAAATCGAGTTGGAAGACCATTTTGAAAATATGGGTGCCAAGTTGGTATCAGAAGTGGCTTCAAAGACCAACGATATCGCAGGTGACGGAACGACAACTGCAACTGTCTTGACCCAAGCTATCGTCCGTGAAGGAATCAAGAACGTCACAGCAGGTGCCAACCCAATAGGTATCCGTCGGGGGATTGAAGCAGCGGTTGCCGCAGCTGTAGAAACCTTGAAAAACAATGCCATCCCTGTTGCCAATAAAGAAGCCATCGCTCAGGTTGCTGCCGTATCTTCTCGTTCTGAAAAAGTCGGTGAATACATTTCTGAAGCTATGGAAAAAGTTGGTAAAGACGGTGTCATTACTATCGAAGAGTCACGTGGTATGGAAACAGAGCTCGAAGTCGTGGAAGGAATGCAGTTTGACCGCGGTTATCTATCACAGTACATGGTGACAGATAGCGAAAAAATGGTGGCGGACCTTGAAAATCCATACATTTTGATTACCGACAAGAAAATTTCAAATATCCAAGAAATCTTGCCACTCCTAGAAAGCATTCTCCAAAGCAACCGTCCGCTCTTGATTATTGCGGATGATGTAGATGGCGAAGCTCTTCCAACTCTTGTATTGAACAAGATTCGTGGAACCTTCAACGTAGTAGCAGTTAAGGCCCCTGGCTTTGGTGACCGTCGTAAGGCTATGTTAGAAGACATCGCTATCTTGACAGGCGGAACAGTCATCACAGAGGATCTTGGTCTTGAGTTGAAAGACGCGACAATTGAAGCTCTTGGTCAAGCAGCGAGAGTAACTGTGGACAAAGATAGCACTGTTATCGTAGAAGGTGCTGGAAATCCTGAAGCGATTTCTCACCGTGTTGCGGTTATCAAGTCTCAAATCGAAACCACAACTTCAGAGTTTGACCGCGAAAAATTGCAAGAACGCTTGGCAAAATTGTCAGGTGGTGTCGCAGTGATCAAGGTCGGTGCTGCAACTGAAACTGAGTTGAAAGAAATGAAACTCCGCATTGAAGATGCCCTTAACGCTACTCGTGCAGCTGTTGAAGAAGGAATTGTTGCAGGTGGTGGAACTGCTCTTGTAAATGTTATTCCAGCCGTAGCTGATTTGGAATTGACAGGAGATGAAGCGACAGGGCGCAATATTGTTCTCCGTGCCTTGGAAGAACCTGTTCGCCAAATCGCCCACAATGCGGGATTCGAAGGTTCTATTGTTATTGACCGCTTGAAGAATGCTGAAGTTGGTACAGGCTTCAACGCAGCAACTGGCGAATGGGTCAACATGATTGAAGAAGGAATCATTGACCCAGTGAAAGTGAGCCGTTCAGCCCTTCAAAATGCAGCATCTGTAGCCAGCTTGATTTTGACTACGGAAGCAGTCGTAGCCAATAAACCGGAACCAGCAGCCCCAGCTCCAGCAATGGATCCAAGCATGATGGGCGGCATGATGTAA
- a CDS encoding epoxyqueuosine reductase QueH — protein sequence MIDVEEILSKMNPNQKINYDRVMQKMVQVWEKNEERPTILMHVCCAPCSTYTLEYLTKYADVTIYFANSNIHPKAEYHKRAYVTKKFVSDFNERTGNTVQYLEAPYEPNEYRKLVRGLEEEPEGGDRCKVCFDYRLDKTAQVAMDLGFDYFGSALTISPHKNSQTINSIGIDVQKIYTTHYLPSDFKKNQGYKRSVEMCEEYDIYRQCYCGCVYAAQAQNIDLVQVKKDATAFLLDKDVEKDYSHIKFTVTKLDI from the coding sequence ATGATCGATGTAGAAGAAATTCTGAGCAAGATGAATCCCAATCAGAAGATTAATTATGACCGTGTTATGCAGAAAATGGTTCAGGTTTGGGAAAAAAATGAGGAACGTCCAACTATTCTCATGCACGTTTGCTGTGCCCCTTGCAGTACCTATACCCTCGAATATTTGACCAAGTATGCAGATGTGACCATCTATTTTGCCAATTCCAATATCCATCCCAAGGCAGAATACCACAAGCGAGCTTACGTCACCAAGAAATTTGTCAGTGATTTCAATGAGCGAACAGGAAATACGGTCCAATACCTAGAAGCTCCCTATGAACCCAATGAATACCGGAAGTTAGTCAGAGGACTGGAAGAAGAGCCAGAAGGTGGCGACCGTTGCAAGGTTTGTTTTGACTACCGTCTGGATAAAACAGCGCAAGTGGCCATGGATTTAGGCTTTGACTACTTTGGCTCAGCCTTGACCATCAGTCCCCATAAGAATTCTCAAACCATCAATAGCATCGGAATCGATGTGCAAAAGATTTATACCACCCACTATCTTCCAAGTGATTTCAAGAAAAATCAAGGCTATAAACGATCAGTGGAGATGTGTGAAGAGTATGATATCTACCGTCAATGTTATTGTGGATGCGTCTATGCAGCCCAGGCTCAAAATATTGATTTGGTTCAGGTTAAGAAGGACGCCACGGCTTTCTTGTTGGATAAGGATGTTGAAAAAGATTATTCTCATATCAAGTTTACTGTTACTAAATTAGATATATAG
- a CDS encoding DUF4651 domain-containing protein yields MNGMKAKKLWMTGLTVAGLSALALGAKKAADNHKLMKTQEELTAIVRELFSDMGEIATLYVQVYESGLERLVGGVIFEDGRHYTFVYENEDLVYEEEVL; encoded by the coding sequence ATGAATGGTATGAAAGCTAAGAAATTATGGATGACTGGCTTGACAGTGGCTGGTCTAAGTGCCCTCGCTTTGGGTGCCAAAAAAGCAGCAGATAACCACAAACTCATGAAGACTCAAGAAGAGTTGACCGCTATCGTGCGCGAACTTTTCTCAGATATGGGTGAGATTGCGACTCTCTATGTTCAGGTCTACGAAAGTGGCCTAGAGCGACTTGTCGGTGGCGTCATTTTTGAAGATGGCCGGCACTATACCTTTGTCTATGAAAATGAAGATCTGGTCTACGAGGAGGAAGTCTTATGA
- a CDS encoding CTP synthase, producing the protein MSTKYIFVTGGVVSSIGKGIVAASLGRLLKNRGLKVTIQKFDPYINIDPGTMSPYQHGEVFVTDDGAETDLDLGHYERFIDINLNKYSNVTTGKIYSEVLRKERHGEYLGATVQVIPHITDALKEKIKRAAVTTDSDVIITEVGGTVGDIESLPFLEALRQMKADVGADNVMYIHTTLLPYLKAAGEMKTKPTQHSVKELRGLGIQPNMLVIRTEKPAGQGIKNKLAQFCDVAPEAVIESLDVEHLYQIPLNLQAQGMDQIVCDHLKLDAPAADMTEWSAMVDKVMNLKKQVKISLVGKYVELQDAYISVVEALKHSGYANDAEVKINWINANDVTAENVAELLSDADGIIVPGGFGQRGTEGKIQAIRYARENDVPMLGVCLGMQLTCIEFARHVLGLEGANSAELDSDTKYPIIDIMRDQVDVEDMGGTLRLGLYPSKLKRGSKAAAAYHNQEVVQRRHRHRYEFNNAFREQFEAAGFVFSGVSPDNRLVEIVEIPENKFFVACQYHPELSSRPNRPEELYTAFVTAAVENSN; encoded by the coding sequence ATGTCTACGAAATATATTTTTGTAACTGGTGGTGTGGTATCGTCTATTGGGAAAGGGATTGTCGCAGCAAGTCTGGGTCGTCTCTTGAAAAATCGTGGTCTAAAAGTAACCATTCAAAAGTTTGACCCTTATATCAATATCGATCCGGGAACTATGAGTCCTTACCAGCACGGGGAAGTCTTTGTGACAGATGATGGGGCTGAGACCGATTTGGACTTGGGTCACTATGAACGGTTCATCGATATCAATCTCAACAAATATTCCAACGTGACAACTGGTAAAATTTACAGTGAAGTTCTTCGTAAGGAACGACATGGAGAATACCTTGGGGCAACTGTCCAAGTCATTCCTCATATCACAGATGCTTTGAAGGAAAAAATCAAGCGTGCTGCTGTAACGACAGACTCGGATGTCATTATCACAGAGGTTGGTGGAACCGTTGGAGATATCGAGTCCTTGCCATTCTTAGAGGCGCTTCGTCAGATGAAGGCAGATGTGGGTGCAGATAATGTTATGTATATCCACACAACCTTACTTCCTTATCTAAAGGCTGCTGGTGAGATGAAGACCAAGCCAACTCAACATTCTGTAAAAGAATTGCGTGGTTTGGGAATCCAGCCAAATATGTTGGTCATTCGTACCGAGAAACCAGCTGGTCAGGGCATTAAAAATAAACTAGCTCAGTTTTGTGACGTAGCTCCAGAAGCTGTTATTGAATCTTTGGATGTTGAACACCTTTACCAAATTCCATTGAACTTGCAGGCACAAGGCATGGACCAAATTGTTTGTGACCATTTGAAGCTAGACGCGCCAGCAGCGGATATGACAGAGTGGTCAGCCATGGTGGATAAGGTCATGAACCTGAAAAAACAAGTCAAGATCTCCCTCGTTGGTAAGTATGTGGAGTTGCAAGATGCCTACATCTCAGTGGTCGAAGCCTTAAAACACTCTGGTTATGCCAACGACGCAGAAGTGAAGATTAATTGGATCAATGCCAATGATGTGACAGCAGAGAATGTAGCAGAACTCTTGTCTGATGCGGACGGAATCATCGTGCCAGGTGGTTTTGGTCAACGTGGCACGGAAGGGAAAATCCAAGCCATCCGTTATGCGCGTGAGAATGACGTTCCAATGTTGGGAGTCTGCTTGGGAATGCAGTTGACTTGTATCGAGTTTGCTCGTCACGTTTTAGGGCTTGAAGGCGCCAATTCTGCAGAGCTTGATTCTGATACAAAATACCCTATCATTGATATCATGCGTGACCAGGTTGATGTTGAAGATATGGGTGGAACCCTTCGCTTGGGACTCTATCCGTCTAAGTTGAAACGTGGTTCTAAGGCAGCAGCTGCTTATCACAATCAAGAAGTGGTACAACGCCGTCACCGTCACCGTTATGAGTTTAACAATGCCTTCCGTGAACAATTTGAGGCAGCAGGTTTTGTCTTTTCAGGAGTTTCACCTGATAATCGTTTGGTAGAAATCGTGGAAATCCCTGAAAATAAATTCTTTGTGGCTTGTCAGTATCACCCTGAACTTTCCAGCCGTCCAAACCGTCCAGAAGAACTCTACACTGCCTTTGTTACTGCAGCAGTTGAGAACAGCAATTAG
- the groES gene encoding co-chaperone GroES has translation MLKPLGDRVVLKIEEKEQTVGGFVLAGSAQEKTKTAQVVATGQGVRTLNGDLVAPSVKPGDRVLVEAHAGLDVKDGDEKYIIVGEANILAIIEE, from the coding sequence ATGTTGAAACCATTAGGAGACCGTGTGGTCTTGAAAATCGAAGAAAAAGAACAAACTGTTGGAGGCTTTGTCCTTGCAGGCTCAGCCCAAGAAAAAACAAAAACAGCCCAAGTTGTAGCTACTGGACAAGGTGTTCGTACCTTGAACGGTGACTTGGTAGCTCCAAGCGTTAAGCCTGGAGACCGTGTCTTAGTTGAAGCACATGCAGGTCTTGATGTAAAAGATGGCGATGAAAAGTACATCATCGTTGGCGAAGCCAACATCTTGGCAATCATTGAAGAATAG
- the rpoE gene encoding DNA-directed RNA polymerase subunit delta: protein MELEVFAGQEKSELSMIEVARAILELRGRDNEMHFSDLVNEIQNYLGTSNSDIREALPLFYTELNFDGSFISLGDNKWGLRSWYGVDEIDEEIIALEESDDDEVAPKAKKKRVNAFMDGDSDAIDYNADDPEDEDAYEADPALSYDDENPDDEKNEVEAYDAEINEIAPDDLGEDVDLNEEDDEFSDDDAETSEEE from the coding sequence TTGGAATTAGAAGTATTTGCTGGGCAAGAAAAAAGTGAACTATCTATGATTGAGGTAGCGCGTGCTATCTTGGAACTTCGTGGTCGCGATAATGAGATGCATTTTAGCGATCTTGTAAATGAAATTCAAAACTACCTTGGAACATCAAACAGCGATATTCGTGAAGCCTTGCCTTTGTTCTACACAGAGTTGAACTTTGACGGTAGCTTCATCTCTCTTGGAGACAACAAATGGGGTCTTCGTTCATGGTATGGTGTGGACGAAATCGACGAAGAAATCATCGCTCTTGAAGAAAGTGACGACGATGAAGTAGCACCAAAAGCTAAGAAAAAACGTGTCAATGCCTTTATGGATGGTGATTCAGATGCCATTGACTACAATGCGGATGATCCAGAAGACGAAGACGCATATGAAGCAGATCCAGCTCTTTCATACGATGATGAAAATCCAGATGATGAGAAAAATGAAGTGGAAGCTTACGATGCGGAAATAAACGAAATCGCCCCTGATGACTTGGGTGAAGACGTGGATCTCAACGAAGAAGACGACGAGTTTTCAGACGATGACGCTGAAACAAGTGAAGAAGAGTAA
- a CDS encoding AAA family ATPase, producing METFALPIIKKMIIKNYDLYSMPFEINFSRTLNIIKGTNGTGKSTLLQMILYGVIGPYTYGIKFKNYQGRKKGTRPILSESFFKDRMKNQSKEAELIIEFEVANKNFKVVRSLFNTTLKEFSVDNELFSGENYKSITYLTYEKKYVDKENPDLQEITTYLIGQYNKRLAEVTGVPGGFNTLVEMFTDTIFFSEDREYSFWKEGMQELLVSKYILSSEVYESYLNARSETQYKESKYKQASEAINYARKFLKQEKESLQKLDDVQENIVELEEQIKEVEKKNTQNYKELQQKRDQLLSYRKDYEKLLEEQKLVSNNFYRMLYSPNYESYYHKYYNIMANDECPFCGKNHKFNLSSDSCILCHEKLDNNNEEDVIELDIKRKRINQEIKSNKTKIDEVTAEIARLEKDDSELLIEKINIQKKLAKLEKTNYEISDKDEERIAILQKDKQIAKREQVQALENERKLKFKIDNRLAENFKTFSEQFQLYGKKFFGEKRSIYLQLPTKTADNIGGKMIEVYLDDVIRDDYYSLSESQRIFVDLSFRFSILSIFHDQALFLCETPDSSLDKYHENNAVFTFINFINQGNTLFISANERESPLINELTIYYNESINIIDLTKISRYSIME from the coding sequence ATGGAAACATTTGCTTTACCTATTATTAAAAAAATGATTATAAAAAATTATGATTTATATTCTATGCCGTTCGAGATTAATTTTTCTAGAACACTGAATATTATTAAAGGTACAAATGGGACAGGAAAAAGTACATTGTTACAGATGATTTTGTATGGTGTTATTGGCCCATATACTTATGGAATAAAGTTTAAAAATTATCAGGGTAGAAAAAAGGGGACACGACCGATTTTATCAGAATCTTTTTTTAAAGATCGAATGAAAAATCAGTCTAAGGAAGCAGAGTTAATTATCGAATTTGAAGTTGCGAATAAAAATTTTAAAGTAGTAAGAAGTCTTTTTAACACAACACTTAAAGAATTTTCTGTGGATAATGAATTGTTTTCAGGAGAGAACTATAAATCCATTACCTATTTAACTTATGAAAAAAAATATGTTGATAAAGAAAATCCTGATTTACAAGAAATCACCACATATTTAATTGGTCAGTATAATAAAAGATTAGCAGAAGTAACCGGAGTACCTGGGGGATTTAATACTTTGGTGGAAATGTTTACTGATACAATTTTTTTTAGTGAAGATAGAGAGTATTCTTTTTGGAAAGAAGGAATGCAAGAATTATTAGTTAGTAAATATATACTAAGTTCAGAAGTTTATGAAAGCTATCTAAATGCACGTTCCGAAACTCAATATAAAGAGAGTAAGTATAAACAGGCGAGTGAGGCAATAAATTACGCGAGAAAATTTTTAAAACAAGAAAAAGAATCTCTACAAAAATTAGATGATGTTCAGGAGAACATAGTAGAGTTAGAAGAGCAAATCAAGGAAGTAGAGAAGAAAAATACTCAAAATTATAAAGAGTTACAGCAGAAACGAGACCAATTACTTAGTTATAGAAAAGATTACGAAAAATTGTTAGAAGAACAAAAATTGGTTTCTAACAATTTCTATAGGATGTTGTACTCTCCAAATTATGAGAGTTATTACCACAAATACTATAATATAATGGCGAATGATGAATGCCCATTTTGTGGTAAAAATCATAAATTTAATTTATCTTCCGATAGCTGTATTTTATGTCATGAAAAATTAGATAACAATAATGAGGAAGATGTTATAGAATTAGACATTAAAAGAAAACGGATAAATCAGGAAATTAAATCTAATAAAACAAAAATAGATGAAGTCACTGCTGAAATAGCTAGACTTGAGAAAGATGATTCTGAACTGTTAATAGAAAAAATTAATATTCAAAAAAAATTAGCTAAATTGGAGAAAACAAACTACGAAATTTCTGATAAAGATGAAGAGAGAATTGCTATTTTACAAAAAGACAAACAAATAGCTAAACGAGAACAAGTACAGGCTCTTGAAAACGAAAGAAAACTAAAGTTTAAAATTGACAATAGATTGGCTGAAAATTTCAAAACGTTTTCTGAACAGTTTCAGTTATATGGGAAAAAATTTTTTGGTGAAAAGAGGTCTATATATTTGCAACTTCCAACAAAAACTGCAGATAATATAGGGGGGAAAATGATAGAGGTTTATTTGGATGATGTGATAAGAGATGATTATTATTCATTATCTGAATCTCAAAGGATCTTTGTAGATTTATCTTTTAGGTTCTCAATTTTGAGTATTTTCCATGATCAGGCTTTGTTTTTATGTGAAACCCCAGATAGTTCATTAGACAAATATCATGAAAATAATGCTGTTTTTACCTTTATTAATTTTATTAATCAAGGAAACACATTATTTATTTCAGCGAATGAACGTGAAAGTCCTCTAATCAACGAGTTGACAATTTATTATAATGAATCGATAAATATAATTGATCTAACTAAAATTTCTAGATACAGTATTATGGAGTGA
- a CDS encoding thioredoxin family protein: MIQPASLEELASLVEKDGKKVFLFVADWCGDCRYIYPSLPEIEETNPEFTFIRVDRDQYLDLAKLWDVYGIPSLVVLEKDKEIGRFVNRDRKSKEEINDFLAVLK, encoded by the coding sequence ATGATACAACCAGCAAGTTTAGAAGAATTGGCATCTTTAGTAGAAAAAGATGGCAAGAAAGTTTTTCTTTTTGTGGCAGACTGGTGTGGCGATTGTCGTTATATCTATCCATCCTTGCCAGAGATTGAGGAGACTAATCCAGAGTTCACCTTTATTCGAGTGGACCGAGACCAGTATCTGGATCTGGCCAAACTCTGGGATGTTTACGGAATTCCTAGCCTTGTTGTGCTAGAAAAGGACAAGGAAATCGGCCGTTTTGTCAACCGTGACCGTAAAAGCAAGGAAGAAATTAACGACTTTTTAGCAGTACTGAAATAG